From a single Oceanobacillus kimchii X50 genomic region:
- a CDS encoding rod shape-determining protein, with protein MFSRDIGIDLGTANVLIHVKGKGIVLNEPSVVAMDRNSGKVLEVGEDARRMVGRTPGNIEALRPLKDGVIADFDVTEAMLKHFINKINVKGVLSKPRMLICCPTNITKVEQKAIKEAAEKSGGKKVYLEEEPKVAAIGAGMEIYQPSGNMVVDIGGGTTDVAVLSMGGIVTSESIKMAGDKFDIEIMQYIKKKYKLLIGERTAEEIKINVATVFKGSRKESMDIRGRDMVSGLPRTISIGSEEIQTALSESVSLIVQAAKSVLERTPPELSADIIDRGVILTGGGALLHGIDQLLAEELKVPVFIAEDPMDCVAKGTGIMLENIDKVEKRNIS; from the coding sequence ATGTTTTCCAGAGATATTGGAATCGACCTTGGTACTGCCAATGTATTGATTCATGTAAAAGGTAAAGGAATTGTTCTAAATGAACCATCTGTCGTAGCGATGGACCGCAATTCTGGTAAAGTACTTGAAGTTGGTGAAGACGCGAGAAGAATGGTTGGACGTACACCAGGAAATATCGAAGCGCTTCGCCCATTAAAAGATGGAGTAATCGCAGACTTTGATGTAACAGAAGCTATGCTAAAGCATTTTATAAATAAAATCAATGTCAAAGGTGTCCTATCTAAACCTAGAATGCTTATTTGTTGCCCAACGAATATTACAAAAGTTGAGCAAAAAGCTATCAAGGAAGCTGCTGAGAAATCAGGCGGTAAAAAAGTTTACTTAGAAGAAGAGCCAAAAGTAGCTGCAATCGGTGCAGGTATGGAAATATATCAACCAAGCGGTAATATGGTTGTGGATATTGGTGGAGGTACGACAGATGTGGCAGTCCTTTCGATGGGAGGCATCGTTACTTCTGAATCAATTAAAATGGCCGGAGATAAGTTTGATATAGAGATCATGCAATACATTAAGAAAAAATACAAGTTACTAATTGGAGAACGTACAGCAGAAGAAATTAAAATAAATGTTGCTACAGTCTTTAAAGGTTCTCGCAAAGAATCAATGGATATTCGCGGAAGAGACATGGTATCGGGCCTACCAAGAACGATCTCTATTGGATCTGAAGAAATTCAAACAGCTTTAAGCGAATCCGTATCGTTAATTGTTCAAGCTGCAAAATCAGTATTAGAACGCACGCCACCAGAACTATCTGCTGATATTATTGACAGAGGAGTTATCTTGACTGGAGGCGGAGCATTACTTCATGGAATTGATCAATTGCTAGCAGAAGAATTAAAAGTTCCTGTATTTATCGCTGAAGATCCAATGGATTGTGTGGCTAAGGGTACAGGTATTATGTTAGAGAATATCGACAAAGTAGAAAAACGAAATATTAGCTAA
- the spoIIID gene encoding sporulation transcriptional regulator SpoIIID yields MHDYIKERTIRIGRHVVETRKTVRTIAKEFGVSKSTVHKDLTERLPEINPELAIQVKEILEYHKAIRHLRGGEATRQKYKIDGKPLETEKKPAG; encoded by the coding sequence GTGCATGATTACATCAAAGAGAGAACAATCAGAATAGGAAGACATGTTGTAGAAACAAGAAAAACCGTAAGAACCATTGCAAAAGAATTTGGTGTTTCGAAAAGTACGGTTCATAAAGACCTTACCGAACGATTACCAGAAATCAATCCCGAGCTAGCGATTCAAGTGAAAGAAATACTTGAATATCATAAAGCAATCCGACACCTGCGTGGGGGTGAGGCCACTAGACAAAAATACAAAATTGATGGGAAGCCATTAGAGACAGAGAAGAAGCCAGCAGGATAG
- a CDS encoding AimR family lysis-lysogeny pheromone receptor, producing MFLTNLMESHTEDSLTDIASRVYHEYDLTVARDIMKAICINSPSSEIQKTGMEYLYMNGYFRELDQLIEKNRESINPSNRLWGNTYRLMLDLFSQRTSPDKTLHYLDYFKTRYTIKESEIILLIKLIRETCYYYKQEYRRLGDLIATYETHLDEVKERILVNFFKVRIYRFHIVFHMARNELIIARKYAYKALNINESILLEATIHSHLGLSYTFDAYEKGMYHLKKAQQISRKYNITLYEHRIENNFIPFLSGKFKEVDKVQSIDKAEQAHLEVAKGDYDKALKLLESVNIKTPLQRYYLGLAKQDKDILIQSYNEFILDNNDFFYSRLPLEALDLSHG from the coding sequence TTGTTCCTCACGAATTTGATGGAATCTCATACGGAAGACTCGTTGACCGACATTGCATCAAGAGTTTACCATGAATATGATTTAACTGTTGCAAGGGATATAATGAAAGCGATTTGTATAAATAGCCCATCGAGCGAAATTCAGAAGACAGGAATGGAATATCTCTACATGAATGGATATTTTCGTGAGTTAGATCAGCTAATCGAGAAAAATCGTGAATCGATCAATCCTTCCAATAGGCTATGGGGCAATACGTATAGACTTATGCTGGATTTATTTAGCCAACGCACATCTCCTGATAAAACTCTTCACTACTTAGACTATTTCAAAACGAGATACACTATCAAGGAATCTGAAATTATATTATTAATTAAGCTAATAAGAGAAACTTGTTATTACTATAAACAAGAATATAGACGACTTGGAGATCTTATCGCTACATATGAAACACACTTGGACGAGGTTAAAGAACGCATTTTAGTCAACTTTTTTAAGGTACGTATTTATCGATTTCATATTGTTTTTCACATGGCAAGAAATGAGTTGATTATTGCAAGAAAATATGCATATAAAGCGTTAAATATTAATGAAAGTATCCTACTAGAGGCTACCATCCATAGTCATCTTGGTTTATCCTATACTTTTGATGCATATGAAAAAGGTATGTATCATTTAAAGAAAGCACAACAAATTTCCCGGAAATATAATATTACATTGTACGAGCATCGAATTGAAAATAATTTTATCCCGTTCCTTTCAGGTAAATTTAAAGAAGTTGATAAGGTACAATCTATCGATAAAGCGGAACAAGCCCATCTTGAAGTTGCGAAAGGCGACTATGATAAAGCATTGAAACTTTTAGAATCCGTCAATATTAAAACACCCTTACAACGATACTATTTAGGTTTAGCGAAACAAGATAAAGATATATTAATTCAATCCTATAATGAGTTTATTTTAGACAATAATGATTTTTTCTATAGTCGATTACCATTGGAGGCACTCGACTTATCTCACGGTTAG
- a CDS encoding M23 family metallopeptidase: MNEEFKGPKNKWRQIFRKKWFFPALYLTIAAVLLTAVVWYQNIDSDTADDKSAEDHYTPVMNDEDAEPVLDQQEVIAMPVANVDEAEIVTKFFDYDADQEDRQNALVLYNNRYYQSTGVDIAAANAETFEVLAAISGTVEEVKEDPLLGNVVVLAHDEDIKTYYASLEEVSVSAGDKLTQGDKLGTAGKNIFGKDNGTHVHFEIRKSGTELNPESYFNQPVSSLANVEEDSAVTEEGETDEASEESSNDVEQEDNAGEQPVEEDVEEDSDSESNTDEEPETEENIEE; this comes from the coding sequence ATGAATGAGGAATTCAAAGGGCCAAAAAATAAATGGCGCCAAATTTTCCGTAAGAAATGGTTTTTCCCAGCACTGTATTTAACCATTGCAGCAGTTTTATTAACCGCCGTAGTCTGGTATCAAAATATTGATTCTGATACAGCGGATGACAAATCTGCCGAAGATCATTACACACCAGTAATGAATGATGAAGATGCAGAACCAGTATTAGATCAGCAAGAAGTAATCGCAATGCCAGTAGCAAATGTAGATGAAGCAGAAATCGTAACTAAATTTTTTGACTACGACGCAGATCAAGAAGATCGTCAAAACGCACTAGTACTATATAATAATCGATACTATCAAAGTACTGGTGTAGATATTGCAGCAGCAAATGCAGAGACATTTGAAGTACTTGCAGCGATCAGTGGTACTGTAGAAGAAGTAAAAGAAGATCCATTGTTAGGTAATGTCGTTGTACTAGCACATGATGAAGATATAAAAACGTATTATGCTAGTCTTGAAGAAGTTTCTGTATCAGCAGGAGACAAGCTTACTCAAGGAGACAAGCTAGGTACAGCTGGAAAGAACATTTTTGGAAAAGATAATGGAACACATGTCCATTTTGAAATCCGTAAATCTGGTACGGAATTAAATCCAGAAAGTTACTTTAATCAACCAGTTAGTAGTCTTGCAAATGTAGAAGAAGATTCTGCAGTTACCGAAGAAGGCGAAACAGATGAAGCAAGTGAAGAATCGTCTAATGATGTGGAACAAGAAGATAACGCTGGGGAACAACCTGTAGAAGAAGATGTAGAAGAAGATTCTGATTCTGAATCAAATACAGATGAAGAGCCAGAAACAGAAGAAAACATCGAAGAATAA
- the spoIID gene encoding stage II sporulation protein D, with translation MQKKYIKRRKPSIQKKIMMLKQKKQPYASHQEPGLKKIVPFRNRKSRYFQNKSPVPWRLTMISFFGILMMFILVVPAIVVNLSKDNSGTYSQAKENQAASQDTEQEVVDVGGSPFSVAVMRDKKETVEDVPLEEYVAGVVASEMSAEFELEALKAQAVAARTFTVNLLLHGEDNNPYDLTDTVNHQVYKSQDELKDLWKENYEENMNKINNAVKETKGQIITHNDAPITAAFFSTSNGYTENSEDYWETEVSYLRSVESPWDKEESPKYTSQSMFTLEEVSSALEIDLSGNQTVPMEITRTDSGRVKDLVIAGKTISGREVRENLELLSSDFTVEQKNNHLVFTTEGFGHGIGMSQYGANGMAKEGKSYEDIIHYYYKDVEINSVDDTAPTLVSR, from the coding sequence GTGCAAAAAAAGTATATAAAAAGAAGAAAACCATCTATCCAAAAGAAAATAATGATGCTCAAACAAAAAAAGCAACCATATGCCAGTCATCAAGAACCAGGGCTTAAAAAAATTGTGCCTTTCCGTAATCGAAAATCCCGGTATTTCCAAAATAAATCACCTGTTCCATGGAGATTAACGATGATCAGTTTTTTTGGAATTCTGATGATGTTTATACTGGTTGTACCAGCTATTGTAGTCAATCTCTCCAAAGATAATAGTGGAACATATTCACAAGCTAAAGAGAATCAAGCAGCGTCCCAAGATACTGAACAGGAAGTTGTCGATGTAGGTGGTTCTCCTTTTTCTGTAGCAGTAATGCGAGACAAGAAGGAGACCGTTGAGGATGTCCCTTTGGAAGAATATGTTGCGGGAGTAGTCGCATCTGAAATGTCTGCTGAATTTGAATTAGAAGCCTTAAAAGCTCAGGCTGTAGCCGCAAGAACATTTACAGTGAATCTACTACTACATGGGGAAGACAATAATCCATATGATTTAACTGACACAGTTAACCATCAAGTCTATAAGAGCCAAGATGAATTAAAGGACTTGTGGAAAGAAAATTATGAAGAAAATATGAATAAAATCAATAATGCGGTAAAAGAAACTAAGGGGCAAATCATTACGCATAACGATGCTCCTATCACTGCAGCCTTTTTCTCAACGAGTAATGGATATACCGAGAACTCGGAAGATTATTGGGAAACAGAAGTATCCTACTTAAGAAGTGTGGAAAGTCCTTGGGATAAAGAAGAATCTCCAAAATACACGAGTCAATCAATGTTTACACTTGAAGAGGTTTCCAGTGCTCTGGAAATAGACTTATCTGGAAATCAAACAGTGCCCATGGAAATAACTCGAACAGACAGTGGAAGGGTCAAAGACTTAGTTATAGCTGGAAAGACAATTTCAGGTAGAGAAGTTCGCGAAAACTTAGAACTCCTATCAAGTGATTTTACAGTAGAACAAAAGAATAATCATTTAGTATTTACGACAGAAGGTTTTGGCCATGGTATCGGGATGAGTCAATACGGTGCCAATGGAATGGCAAAAGAAGGAAAATCATATGAAGATATCATCCATTATTATTATAAGGATGTTGAAATAAATTCTGTTGACGATACAGCACCGACCCTCGTTTCAAGATAA
- a CDS encoding ABC transporter ATP-binding protein, which yields MQDYILDVRNLKKYFQVGKGSILKAVDDISFHVKRGETYGLVGESGCGKSTIGRTILGLYDKTDGEVIFDLENVHELSEKDRFSFYRKMQMIFQDPYASLNPRSTIKEIISEPMEVHGLYSNKKERLKRVHELLEEVGLNKDHANRYPHEFSGGQRQRIGIARALALDPEFIIADEPISALDVSVQAQVVNLMKRLQQEKGLTFLFIAHDLSMVKQFSDRIGVMYLGNMVEETQSEHLYDNPLHPYTKALLSAIPIPDPDIEDQRERIILEGELPSPIHPPSGCVFRTRCPMAMEVCAKDRPVWQEAEEGHYVACHLYDKSKENSPHTGPQLKEGAIR from the coding sequence ATGCAAGATTATATTTTAGACGTTCGTAACTTAAAGAAGTATTTTCAAGTCGGTAAAGGAAGTATATTGAAAGCAGTTGATGATATCTCTTTTCATGTAAAACGTGGAGAGACTTATGGGTTGGTAGGGGAATCAGGATGCGGAAAATCTACAATTGGTCGAACCATTCTTGGTCTATATGACAAGACAGATGGAGAAGTAATATTTGATCTTGAGAATGTACATGAACTAAGTGAAAAAGATCGTTTTTCTTTTTATCGAAAAATGCAAATGATTTTTCAGGATCCATATGCATCCTTAAATCCACGTTCTACGATTAAAGAGATTATATCTGAACCAATGGAAGTACATGGTCTGTATTCAAATAAAAAAGAGAGGTTGAAACGCGTTCATGAACTGTTGGAAGAGGTAGGCTTGAATAAGGATCATGCTAATCGTTATCCTCATGAATTTAGTGGTGGTCAGCGTCAACGGATTGGTATAGCTCGAGCCCTTGCTTTAGATCCAGAATTTATTATTGCAGATGAACCGATTTCAGCACTGGATGTTTCAGTACAAGCACAGGTAGTTAACCTTATGAAGCGATTACAACAAGAGAAAGGGTTAACTTTTCTATTTATTGCCCACGATTTATCGATGGTAAAGCAGTTTTCAGATCGAATTGGTGTAATGTATTTAGGAAACATGGTAGAAGAAACCCAAAGTGAACATTTGTATGATAATCCTTTACATCCTTATACGAAGGCGTTGTTATCAGCGATTCCTATTCCCGATCCGGATATTGAAGATCAGCGGGAACGAATTATATTGGAAGGTGAGCTACCTAGTCCGATTCATCCTCCAAGTGGTTGTGTGTTTCGTACACGTTGTCCGATGGCGATGGAAGTTTGTGCGAAAGATCGTCCTGTGTGGCAAGAGGCAGAAGAAGGCCATTATGTTGCCTGTCATCTGTATGATAAGTCAAAAGAAAACAGTCCTCATACCGGACCACAGTTGAAAGAAGGGGCGATTCGTTAA
- a CDS encoding C40 family peptidase encodes MNQTFDQLTEDFWVTDVQVATVWTNPQSVRDIDKDGRTNPTNINKWYEKLSYDERLALCNENRVQTQALYGEPVIVINELDDWAEVVLPFQASKKDIRGYPGWIPKQQLTMTTKSDWVSESMVMVNKNKSWLETQDGRQTIEISFATILPLVTEEQGRVQVQTPHGVQYLARGDVLIFSTREGVPTRTGEDIVRTGIPFLRLDYFWGGMSAFGYDCSGLAYATHKANGYWIARDASDQAAGGKEVPFNELQSGDLLFFAYEEGKGSIHHVGIYKGNDEMLHSPQTGKGIEITPLAGTKYEKELCAARRYW; translated from the coding sequence ATGAATCAAACGTTTGATCAATTAACTGAAGATTTTTGGGTTACCGATGTACAAGTGGCGACGGTATGGACAAATCCACAGTCTGTAAGGGATATAGATAAAGACGGACGAACGAACCCAACGAATATAAATAAATGGTACGAGAAACTTTCCTATGATGAACGATTAGCTCTATGTAATGAAAATAGAGTTCAAACACAAGCATTATATGGTGAACCGGTAATTGTAATTAATGAATTAGACGATTGGGCTGAAGTAGTATTACCATTTCAAGCTTCTAAAAAGGATATAAGAGGATATCCTGGGTGGATTCCCAAGCAACAATTAACTATGACAACAAAGTCAGATTGGGTAAGCGAATCGATGGTGATGGTTAACAAAAACAAGAGCTGGTTAGAAACCCAAGATGGGAGACAAACGATTGAAATTAGTTTTGCAACCATTCTTCCCTTGGTAACGGAAGAACAAGGTCGTGTACAAGTTCAGACTCCACATGGTGTTCAATATTTAGCTAGAGGAGATGTACTTATTTTTTCTACAAGAGAAGGAGTCCCTACACGTACTGGAGAGGACATCGTTCGAACCGGAATCCCATTTTTACGTTTAGATTATTTCTGGGGAGGAATGAGCGCTTTTGGTTACGATTGTTCTGGGTTAGCTTATGCGACTCATAAAGCGAATGGATATTGGATTGCTAGGGATGCGAGTGATCAAGCTGCTGGTGGAAAAGAAGTACCGTTTAATGAATTACAATCTGGAGATTTATTATTTTTTGCCTATGAAGAAGGAAAAGGAAGTATCCATCATGTAGGAATATATAAAGGAAACGATGAAATGTTACATTCACCACAAACAGGTAAAGGGATCGAAATCACTCCATTAGCGGGAACCAAATATGAAAAAGAATTATGTGCAGCACGAAGATACTGGTGA
- a CDS encoding dipeptide epimerase yields the protein MKITNLETFIGSVPLHTPFKTALRTVTVAESIIVKLTSEDGYIGWGEAPPTHVITGDSLASIEYAINQVIKPLLLGTSLSAYERIFEQLQACMIGNTSAKAAVDMAVFDLLAQYAKLPLYQYLGGYQSEIETDYTVSVNTVEEMVRDANQYKLNGFSILKIKVGKDQIETDMERIKAIRRAVGNEVRIRLDANQGWKPKEAVQVIQKMEDLQLNIELVEQPVAARDIEGLRYITERTETPIMADESVFSIYDARQVLENKAADLINIKLMKSGGIHQARKIATLAQSYGIECMVGSMIETKLGISAAAHFAASHPVVTKFDFDSPLMLSGDLVHGGVNYKGSHLSFSKNYGLGISGIRSTFLKKTE from the coding sequence ATGAAGATTACAAATCTAGAAACCTTTATTGGGTCAGTGCCATTACACACCCCGTTTAAGACAGCATTACGTACTGTAACGGTAGCTGAATCTATCATCGTCAAACTAACAAGTGAAGATGGTTATATAGGATGGGGAGAAGCTCCTCCGACTCATGTAATAACTGGGGACAGTCTGGCAAGTATCGAATATGCTATTAATCAGGTGATTAAACCACTTTTACTAGGTACATCACTGTCTGCTTATGAACGTATTTTTGAACAACTGCAAGCGTGCATGATTGGAAATACGAGTGCCAAAGCTGCTGTCGATATGGCCGTTTTTGATTTATTAGCACAATATGCAAAATTACCCCTTTATCAATATTTAGGAGGTTACCAATCGGAAATTGAAACAGATTATACCGTCAGTGTAAATACTGTAGAAGAAATGGTAAGAGATGCTAACCAATATAAACTAAATGGATTCTCGATATTGAAGATAAAGGTTGGTAAAGATCAAATTGAAACAGATATGGAGCGAATCAAAGCGATTCGTCGAGCAGTTGGCAATGAAGTTCGTATTCGACTCGATGCGAATCAAGGTTGGAAGCCAAAAGAAGCTGTACAGGTAATTCAGAAGATGGAAGACTTGCAACTAAATATTGAACTTGTAGAACAACCAGTGGCAGCGAGAGACATTGAAGGATTAAGATATATAACCGAACGAACAGAAACTCCAATTATGGCGGATGAATCAGTATTTTCTATCTATGATGCGAGACAAGTATTAGAAAATAAGGCAGCAGATCTTATTAATATTAAGTTAATGAAGTCTGGTGGAATCCATCAAGCTAGAAAAATAGCAACTTTAGCGCAAAGCTATGGAATAGAATGTATGGTAGGTAGCATGATAGAAACGAAACTAGGAATTAGTGCGGCTGCTCATTTTGCTGCAAGCCATCCAGTTGTTACAAAATTTGATTTTGATTCCCCATTAATGCTATCAGGAGATTTGGTTCATGGTGGAGTGAATTATAAGGGTAGTCATCTTTCATTTAGTAAGAATTATGGATTAGGAATCAGTGGAATTCGTTCCACGTTTTTGAAAAAAACAGAATGA